The sequence CtgaccctcctcctccccctgaaGCTCCCTCGTCCTGGAGGACCCTCATTTCTGCTCCTCCACAGCCTCCTTCGCTGCACCCCACAGGACACTTCCTCCAGGGAGCCACCCCCACCCAGATTGTCCACACTATTGGAGCCCATCACGGGAGCGTCTCCTGTGTGCCCAGCCCAGTACACGCATGTCAGACGTCAcctttttacagctgaggaaaggaAGACAGCCTTCGCAGGCAGcccttggccttggccttggaCCCTGGTTCCATCAGAGCTACTGTGTACATCCGCTGACTTTTTACACCAACTTGCTTATAAAAGCAAAGTGTGGttccaaaaaggaaaacacagctgGTTCCTGAACTGGGGAAGTCACATCAGGCAACATAAAATGAATCGCGGGGACAGTGTTATAACCAACACGTTATGAATCACCCAGTCTTTTGTATGTATCAAATATTGAAACTGTAAttaggaaaacatatttaaaataagcagTCTTGGGTAGTGAATCCCAGGCACTGTCCCAGTGACCATGCAGCCCTCCACAGAGACTTTATCCTTGAAAGTTATTGGGGGGTGAACACATTGTTGAAAGGGGAATAAGGTTATTTAAGCCCTGTCTTCTCCCACCTGAAGCCACCAGCCCAGGACCCTCTCTCCCAGTGGCCCCAGGTGAGCACCCCTCCTGCAGCCCAGAGTCTGGTGTtcagcaggtgcttaataaaggCTGGCTGAACAGCGTGTGGTCTCTGCAAACACCACTCACTCTAGGTGCTCAGGGTGTAGGAATTAGGTTCTTTTATTAGCTGCCCCTTCGGGCCTACCTTCCAGACCCGAACCTGTCCTCTGGCCAGCTCTGTCCCCATGCTCTGGGGCTCCCCAGGGAGTGCAGGTACAGCAGGGGTGATGCAGGAGTGTTTGCCAAGTGAGTAGCTGTATCTTTGCTCACTACCATTTATAAGCCACATGGCACACTAACTCAGGCAAAAAGATCCATTTGCCCAGAGGGTGTTGGGTCTCCCCATAGGGTGTGGCAAGGGTGGGGGCCCCACTTCCTCCACTGCTCACTCCTCCCAGGTGATTCACTGAGGCCATCAAGGGGTGGGGCTCAGTCTGGGTCTTGGGTTCAAGGCCCCGGGGCCCCTCTCActtgtggctttgggcaagtctcAGCTCACGCCTCACATTATTTGCTCCTCACAAGAGCCTGTGATGAAGGGACCATTTTCATCCCCAATTTACAGCAGAgggaactgaggcctggagagggggAGTTGCTCACCAGAGGTCACACAGGAGTGACAGAGCAACAGGTCCTGAATCCCAACCCCTCACTCCCAGGTGGTTgcctccttctccaggaagctgCTCTCCGGGATTTCTCCTCCCTAGCCCCACCCCATACCCTGGTCTATACCAAACTGCAACTGGGTTTATTGCCCCTGGTTCCATGCACCTGCTTCCTCATCACTGCAACTGGCCTCCCACCCTAGGGGCAAAGGCCTGCTGGAGGGCCCGAGGTTCAGACAGGGCAGGtcacagagcagggaggggcTCCAGGCGTTCCTCTTCCATCACACAAGGCTGCAATCCCTCTGAGCCCCTGGCTGGGCAGACCTCCCAACCCTTTGACACAACTGGACACTGGGCCAAGTCTCTGCCCCATGGGATCCTGGCTACCCTCCTGGGGGCTGGACAGAGTCTCTGCTGACACTGCACATGCTGactgtcccacccccaccccttgtcCTGTGCGCCCCATCAGACCCCAGGAGTGTTGTGTGCTGCTCCCCAAGCAAGGCTCTGGCTGGTGCTCAGTACCTCCCCAGAAGCCTCCAGGATCCCTAGAACCCATGGGAGGGCTTCTGTGGCCTCTCCTTCAGAGAGGCTCATGGTTCATGGATTTGGGCAGCCCGGGGTGGAGACTGAGGCCCTGGCAAGGCTCAGAGCCAGGCCCTCTGCTCCCCAGGGTGGGGGGGGGAGCCAAGGACACAGACCCCAGGGTCTCAGAGCCAGGGCAGAGCAAGGGGAGCCCCCCCCCACCAGCCTTGGAGACACCAGCTAGGTCCAGAAGGGTGTGAGGCAAGGATGGGGGGGCTCTCTGTCTTCACCCCAAGGAGCCCCCAGGTGAGTGGGTGGTACCAACTGGAACAGGAATCCCCATGCCAAAAACAGACCCTACACCATGCCGGACCCCACCCTGCCGAGCTTTGTGTGTCTCCTGTCCCTCTCATGCTCCAGCCTCACCTGCGGGCTCCTGGCCCCCGGCAGTCTCCGAACCTGGCTCTGCTCtggagacaggcagggaggcctCCCAGTACCGCCCTGCCCACAGGTTGCCAGGGGACAGGGCCCCGCCCAGGGAATACAGGAGCACCCCCTCCTCTGTGGCCCCACCCAGGCTCAGGAAACAAAGTCCAGAGGAGAAAGGCGATACCCtggcagggcagagggcaggcgcCATGCCCATTGCatgctgcccccccccccccccccccccccgccccagccccaccGAGCCGGAATTCACCCCGAAACCTCCCTCTAGCTGCCTCTGGCTCTCTCACCACCTATCAGCACCACTCAGAGAGGGGCCATCACTTGCCCTGGGTCACATAGCAGGTCCATGAACCAGCTGCCTGTTTCTCAGTGGGAGGGGGTCTGAGTCCCAGGCCCCTCCTTTGTGAGACCTGGCTCCCTTCACCTTTGGGCTACTTCTCCAGAGCCTCTTTCTGGGACAAGCCCAGTTTGCCCATCTCTGGGGGTTCAGCTGGGTCTGGATTAGAATCcctgtaacctctctgagcctgtttcctcctccatGAAATGGAGTCATCGCACAGCTGAGAGAATTCACTTGGACATAAAAAGCTGATTGAGGACATCACAAGTACCAGAAAATGTAGGTGGTGGGCAAGGCAGACAGAGGCACTGAGGGTCTAACTGACGGGCAGGTCCTCCCAGGTGCTCAACTGTCCTGCCCGAGCCTCAGCCCAGTGTCTGCAGGGGAGTTGGGCCGCTGGGTCCAGAAGTCAGTCTACGAGGGATGGGACACAATGGTTGGACTTCCATCTCCAGGGCTGGGACCCTGTCCCGCCCCTTAGCTGACTGTGGGgcccctctgaacctcagtctctgCTTCCATCGAATGGGTCCCCAGCCCCGAATCTGGTAGGGCTGCCTGGGATAGGGGGAGGTGAGACAGGTTCGGATAAACGGCCCAGCGCAGAATGACAGCTTGAGCATGCAACATGGGCCAGCTCCATCAAAGCCTGGAGCATACAGCCTTGCGGTGTCCTTGCCACACTCCTACAGGTCCTTTTACCTGTTTTGcagacatggaaactgaggcatggcaAGCTTCAAGTCCTGCCTAAAGGCAGAGTGTGTCAGTCGTGGGGCTGCGATTTGAACCTGAATCCACCATAACTACCACGGTATTGCtcatgtggggaaactgaggtccaaaagAGCAGAGACTGCATCACCCAATAGGCTGGGGCACTGTAGCTACGAGGACCTCACTGTCCTGCTCTCAAGACAGGGTGACCCTTCACTCAGGGTTCAAAGCCCATTGAACAGATGGtcaaactgaggcccaaggggGCAGTGACTTCTCCCAGTCACCATGAAAGAGAATGGGGTGGCAGCCCCCATAAATGCTTCCTTCCCTGTACTCTTACCTGTTTCCCAGAGACTGGGATCCCTGCAGAACTTGGgggtttcttctgaggccctTTCTGTCCCATGGGGGGCTGAGTCCAGAAAGGGGCAGCCTTGCATTCCAAGGACCAGAGTGAGGAGTGGCAGGTGTAGGAGGGAGGGCCCCACAGGAAAGAGAAGGCAAATCCTCCCAGTGGCTGCGTCCTCCTTACCTCCAGGCCTTACCTGCCCAGATGTACTCAGGTGCAGGTAGGGTCTCCACCGATGCCCCCACAGCGCCGGGTGAGCCTGAGGGGTACAGAGGCCACAGCGGAAGAAGGCAGGTCTCTGGTCTGTGCAGCCTCCCTTTATGGTCTTCAATCCTGGGCGGGGCCCCACCCCCTGGCCGGCCACACCCTCCCACCCAGGGAAATCCAAGAACTGCAGGACCCGGGGCTGTTCACACGGTTTATTCGCTTCTCTGGGAAAGTCAAGAACACAGGGCCTGTCACACATCAAAAGCAGAAGGGCAGCAAGGGCACTTCAGCGGAGGCTCGCAGCTCGAGGACTCAGTGACTGGAGGGAAGGGGTCCACACCGCTGCCCGGGTCCACTTCAGAGAGGACCTCTTCTCCCACCACCAAGGGGCAGAGCTGAGATGGGCCTGGGCCCCGGAGGCAGCCCCTGCGCCCCGCCCCCCCGTGCTGAGGTGGGGGCAGTCTGGGCCTAGTCACCAGGTGGGGGGCCTGGTGGTCCCACAGCTCGCACAGGAGAGGGTCTGTGTGGGCATGAATGCGCCTGCGACCTGGGAGACATGTGTGCACATCCCAGAAGGGAAGCCCTTCACCcttccagggagagggaggatAGGCTCCCATGGGGCTGGGAGGCCAGTGAGGGTCTCCCGCTGCAACTCAGGAAAGCTCCCTGCTCCAGCCTGCCCCCTCAGCAGCCCAGGAGAGCTGGCAGTGGGCCCAACCGATCTCCGGGGTTTGAAGTGTGTGGGAGGGTGCAGAAACAGGACCCTGGTCCAAGCTGGTTGGAGGAGATGCAGGGGCAGCCCCCCCAGAATCACCACATTAGCACCAGGAAGGAGGGCCCAGTGGGTGTGGGAGCTCAGGGTGAGAAGAGGTTTGCATGGCCCCACCTCATGCAGGGGCAGCTTGAAGACCCTCCCTGCGCTGTCCAGAAGACAGTGCAGTGGTCACGGAACCCTCCTGGCTGGGGTCATGCCCCCCGGGGCTCCCTCTTCCCAGGCTCCATCATCCACTGACAGCGCCCACAGAGAGCATAGAGGTGGGGGCACATCAGGCTGGGGGTGCCCCCAGGGGCCTATTCTCCACTCCAAGACCTAGAGCCAGGTCTCTGTCTGAGGCTACCCAATGAGGCACAGCCTCACCCCAACTGCCTGAGATCCGGCTGCCAGAGCCTTGGCTGGGGAACCCCACTTCCAGGGGCTGAGCAGGGACAGAGTAGGCCCCCAGGACCCCTCGGCTCCTCAGGCCCTCTATGGCAGGACGTCCCCTTGGGGACCTCATTGGAGGTCGCGGGAAGGCACAGGCAGGAGGCCCAAAGGTGGCGGGCTGGCCTGGGGCTGGACAGAGGCCCCGGGTTCCATCAGCCAGGACCACTGTGGGGAGAGCCTATCTGTGGAGCTGCCGGGACATGGCAGGTGGGCCTCCTCTTGGGAAAAGTGGGACTGTCCATGTCTCTCTCCTACCAGGTGCATGGCTCAGTGGTTTAGGGTATGGTGGGGTGGTGACGGGTGGGGGACCCCTGTCCCTCTCTTTCCAGTGAAAGAAAACTCAGAAGGAAGATGTGACAACACAGCGTGTCCTAGGGCCCGTGAttgtgggtggagggagggcaggcgCTGCTGGGCTGCGGGTGTCTGTGGCATGAAGGGCGGGGCCTGGGACTGGGGGCAGGCGTATCACATGACCGAGCAACATTTACAGCGCTGCTTCTTCATGTCGAGGTCCTGGGTGTCGCTGGCGGGAGCCTCAGGCCCCACCTGGTTCTCTTCCCTGGAGCCCGAAGTGGCAGGGGGCTCAGCCGCGCTGCCGTTGGGCGGGGCATCCGCCTTCGGCTCAGCTGCGTCCTCGATGACCACCAGCTCTGCGGTGATGGTGTCCTGTAGCCCCAGCACCTTCTGGGTCTCGGCCTCGTCCTCCACATTCTGGTAGCCCATGAAGATCATGGTGACCGGGGGCTCCTGGCCAGGATGGACGCCCGGCGGGCCTGACGTGGCCTCACCTGGCTGCGCCTGCACCCCGGTgatctcccgccgggagggcgtgGTGGTCCGCACGGCCTCCTCGGACAACCCCCGGGTCTCCGCTGCCCTGGCCACGGGCCCTGCCTCGCTCAGCGTGATCTCGTCCGCTTTGTGGATGAGTTCGTCCACCTCGGAGGAGCTCAGGGGCTGGATCCCATTCACCGCAGTGCCGTCCACAGCGTGGACCACtggtggggggagagaaagagtgagaCGGTGGAGCACTGGTAGGGGGAAGAGAATGAGGCCAGAGGGAAGGCCTGACAGGTCTGCAAGCGACCCTACAGGctaaagagaaaatcataaattaaatgagACGGACAATGTAAGCTCTGTATTGGGATCTGTGGACACAGCCAAACTGGAGCACAGAGGAAAACTTATGGGCACAAAAGCACTTGTTACAAAGCCAGACTGGAATTCAATGAATTGGGATGTTATTGTCTTGCAGTTTGAAGCATCTGAACGTTGCAAATTagctgtgttttttgtttttcccccctttgaaAAGAGGGTGAAAACAAAGTTGAGAGAAGGACGTAATTAGCCCTAGGTCACATGGCTGGCTGGGGCAGGCCAGGCCTGTTTCCCTGACCTGAGGAGTTGCAGGCATCCTGATTTCTCCCTTCCTCAGGGTTTATGTGATTCATCCTGaattaaatttaattcatttgcccattctttcttgttttcttgtaaATGCCCCAAAGGCTACAACTTATCCTCTGAGTTCAGCTTTAGCTGCAGCCCATGGATTAGATTACCATGTTCTCTTCCAAGTGTAAATATCTTATCATTTCTATCTTGATTGATTGCTTCTCTTAGCCAAGATTTATTTAGAGGATGTTTTAAATTCTGGGGAGTGAGGGACTGGTCTGAGAACACAGAGCATAAGATATAAAGGTTGCAACGGTCCTTATAACCACCTCTGTAGCTCAGGACATGGCCACTTTCTGAAAGTGCTCTACCTGTGTCTGACAAGAATGTTCATTCTCCATGGGTCAGAGTTTATACGTGCAATCAGtctttttccccccacccccctgaaaTCAGTCTTGTTAAATGCATTTTCCAAATCTCTCCAACTTTTTTGCTCTGTCACTTTCTGAGCTGTGTCGCAGTCTTGAAGGACAGGATTTCAGCACTGGGCAGAGTCCTGGCCAATGTGTGATGCTAGTCCCAGATCACAGCCTGAAACTCCGAGAAGCACAGCTGCCTGGCTGttcagggagaagggagggacgCACGGGGGCCCAAGGACTCGCCTCCACCTGGGCCAAGGGTCAGGGTTCCATTTCCTGACTTCTGGCCAGAAGGAAAGTGCTCTCAACTTTCAGTTTCCAAATCCCCAGGGAAGGGTGTCCATGCTTCAAGGCCTTGCAGTGACGTTGGGCTGGAGGCCCAGAGGATGGGTGTGCCTGGGTGACACAGAGTCAAGCCGAGTATTTCCCACTGGCCACTGCCCCAAGATCGGAATCTGAGTCCTTGGCCGCCATGGAAACAGATCACCTTCCCATTGCTAAGCAACCAGAGTCCAGTCTGACGGGTCCTGACTCccaggggctgggccaggctgaTGAGAGTGGCCACAGGGAGGACCTTCTGTGAGCACAGGAATCTCATTTGCCCCTCATCCCCGTGCAGTCATTTTTGCTAAGGAGACAAGGCAGCTGGGACTTGCCCAGGACCacgcagctggtgagagctggaGTTGGGACCCCACCTGGGTCTGTGCCCCAAACCACAGCAGAGGTGGGCTGTGACAGGACCCCATATAACATTCTGGACATCCCAGAGGCCCAGACAACAGCTAAGAACATGAGGCTTTGggaatcaaaaccacagtgagatgtcacttcacacccaataggatggctataataataataaaaaagtgaacagtaacaagtgttgtcaaggatgtggagaaattggaaccctcatgcactgctggtgggaaagtaacATCGTTCAGCCACTGCAAAAAATGCCCCGCAGCTCCTCAGAAGGTTAAACCCAGAGTccccatatgactcagcaattccacttccagctATCtgcccaagagaagtgaaaacatgccCACACAAACTTATAAAACCAGAAGGTgagaacaacctaaatgtccatcaacagatggttggataaacacaatgtagccatccaaacaatggaatattattcagccataaaatatgAACATGCATGGACCTGAACACACGGTGCTCAGTAAGAGAAGCCAGATACACAAGGCCACACaatgtgtgattccatttatgtgaactGTCCAGAACTGGCACCTCCAGAGACAAGAAGTGGGTTAGTGGTTTccatggtggggagggggactGACAGGTTTCTATTTGGGAatgaaaacgttctggaattagatagtgaaTGGTGTACCACGTGGTGAACATACCCCAACTCACTGAATTGTGCGCTGGACACTCCATGCACAATTTTCCTCACAAGAGCAGTGTCTTTGGACTCACTAATGGACTCCAGAGCTGAGCTATATTCATCTAAGATTTGACTCAGGAGATTGGTTCTGTGAACTCCATTCCATGAAGAGAGCAAATGTTTGCCTTGGTTTTGACTGTACCTTTTTAATATcttcttaaaacatattttgttcactaacatgggtttgttttcttttactagcATCACAGTAAACATTGCCTAGACTTTCCCCCTCCCCAGCATCCTTTATGTATATCCTACAAGTGAtgccaaaaatgaacaaaagtttAAATGCCAAGATGTTTATGAAACTGCTCTGTAAATACTGATAAATTGCACAGTTTAAATAAGTTTCCTTACTAAAAAAGAGTGAATGTGATAGTATCTGaaatatattgagagagagaTGTGTTTTTGCCCCAGGATCCCCTGCTCCTCCCTGTTCCAGGCTCCCTTGTAGGTGCCTCCCACAGCCTGTTCCCCTCCCAGCCTGCAGAAGGAACCCTAAAAACCAAACCAGATCTCAATGTCATGCTCCTGCTTACCACTCCCAagccttctcccttccccttcctccactCTGCACCAGCCCCCTCAGGCTTCTCTTGGCTCCTCCAGCCCAGCAAACTCcatcccacctcagggcctttgcacatgctgtggCCTCTGCCATGTGCACTATTCCCCCATGGCCTGCTATACATCCAATTGTCTCCTACTCACTTCCCCCGAGGAGCCCTCCTAGCCCTGTTCCCATCCTGCTAGACTCACTCATGGCCCCATCTACTCTCTGGGATTTCGTAGCCTCTACCACAGCAGTAATTATTCCATGAGTTATTTG comes from Rhinolophus ferrumequinum isolate MPI-CBG mRhiFer1 chromosome 18, mRhiFer1_v1.p, whole genome shotgun sequence and encodes:
- the PALM gene encoding paralemmin-1 isoform X3 — encoded protein: MEVLVTETTSQQERLQAIAEKRKRQAEMDSKRRQLEDDRRQLQHLKSKALRERWLLEGTPSSTSEGDEDMRRQMQEDEQKARVLEESISRLEKEIEVLEKADVSPATNKENMATPSPAKEAQKAEMVLNSRQTPVGTPKEKHVPNTPMTMVEGSTMMKAVVHAVDGTAVNGIQPLSSSEVDELIHKADEITLSEAGPVARAAETRGLSEEAVRTTTPSRREITGVQAQPGEATSGPPGVHPGQEPPVTMIFMGYQNVEDEAETQKVLGLQDTITAELVVIEDAAEPKADAPPNGSAAEPPATSGSREENQVGPEAPASDTQDLDMKKQRCKCCSVM
- the PALM gene encoding paralemmin-1 isoform X2 → MDSKRRQLEDDRRQLQHLKSKALRERWLLEGTPSSTSEGDEDMRRQMQEDEQKARVLEESISRLEKEIEVLEKADVSPATNKENMATPSPAKEAQKAEMVLNSRQTPVGTPKAEKHVPNTPMTMVEGSTMMKAAMYSVEITVEKDKVTGETRVLSSTTVLPREPLPQGVKVYEDETKVVHAVDGTAVNGIQPLSSSEVDELIHKADEITLSEAGPVARAAETRGLSEEAVRTTTPSRREITGVQAQPGEATSGPPGVHPGQEPPVTMIFMGYQNVEDEAETQKVLGLQDTITAELVVIEDAAEPKADAPPNGSAAEPPATSGSREENQVGPEAPASDTQDLDMKKQRCKCCSVM